Proteins found in one Alicyclobacillus cycloheptanicus genomic segment:
- a CDS encoding YlmH family RNA-binding protein: MNDSWIREAERPFVRRAEDWAARVDARGSWVLTDFLSPREQMLALSVGRREGLFAAGWGGYEGAERQRMLLMPGDWQPQHADFQVAALVLEAQEPLAHGAVLGSLLGTGVDRRKVGDIAVLGAKAYVAVCRDLVPHLQAELRQVGRSSVSLTPVNEALAWPPTVYEPVVISVASLRLDTVVAQACHWSRGRAQAAVEAGQVSLNHTPCEHPDEVVQPGDTLSVRGFGRIRILQRLGTSKKERERLEVGVLRSRT, encoded by the coding sequence ATGAACGACAGCTGGATTCGCGAGGCGGAGCGTCCGTTCGTCCGCCGTGCCGAGGATTGGGCGGCGCGCGTCGACGCCCGCGGCAGCTGGGTGTTGACCGACTTCCTGTCGCCGCGGGAGCAGATGCTGGCGTTGTCGGTCGGACGGCGGGAAGGGCTGTTTGCGGCGGGCTGGGGCGGTTATGAGGGCGCGGAGCGCCAGCGCATGCTGCTGATGCCTGGGGACTGGCAGCCGCAGCATGCGGACTTTCAGGTTGCTGCGTTGGTCCTGGAGGCACAGGAGCCGCTTGCGCACGGCGCTGTGTTGGGGTCTCTGCTCGGGACGGGCGTGGACCGGCGAAAAGTTGGCGACATCGCTGTGCTTGGCGCGAAGGCGTATGTTGCGGTCTGCCGCGATTTGGTACCGCACCTGCAGGCGGAACTCCGGCAGGTGGGACGGAGTTCCGTTTCTCTGACGCCGGTCAACGAAGCCCTGGCGTGGCCGCCGACGGTCTATGAACCGGTGGTGATTTCCGTTGCGTCCCTTCGGCTGGACACGGTGGTGGCGCAGGCCTGCCATTGGTCTCGCGGGCGGGCCCAGGCGGCGGTGGAGGCCGGCCAGGTCTCGTTGAATCACACGCCATGCGAGCACCCCGACGAAGTGGTGCAACCGGGAGACACCCTGTCTGTCCGCGGCTTTGGACGCATCCGCATTCTGCAGCGGCTGGGGACGTCCAAGAAGGAACGCGAGCGGCTCGAGGTCGGTGTCTTGCGGTCACGAACCTAG
- a CDS encoding YggT family protein, with product MTTLLTIIQIILTIYGYLLIATALLTWIPDVGETHLGHFLTRLTEPYLALFRRFIPGLRIGSVMLDLSFIVAVVVYFFLQDGVVSILSMVLQ from the coding sequence ATGACGACGCTGCTGACCATCATTCAAATCATTCTCACGATTTACGGTTATCTACTGATTGCAACCGCGCTCCTCACGTGGATTCCGGATGTCGGGGAGACGCACCTGGGGCATTTTCTGACGCGGCTCACGGAGCCGTACCTTGCCTTGTTCCGAAGGTTTATTCCTGGCCTTCGGATTGGCAGTGTGATGCTTGACTTATCCTTTATTGTCGCTGTCGTTGTATACTTTTTTCTGCAGGACGGGGTGGTCTCCATTCTGTCCATGGTGCTGCAATGA
- a CDS encoding YggS family pyridoxal phosphate-dependent enzyme, with protein MDIHQHRESTPPSERPPAASSVAAAITEQVRQVRAAVDDACRRSGRSVSDVRIIAVTKSADESVLAPLADNGITDFAENRWPDARAKLEYTSQAFAAPPTWHFIGRLQLNKVKYVVPRFDWIHSIDSLELARAVSKRAVDLGRTLHCLIQVNVSGESTKAGVAPHALQSVLKDVAVLPGMVVSGLMTMAPQVDDPEQTRPVFRALRTLLVEARNTLSLASLRELSMGMSNDFPVAVEEGATMIRVGRRLVNIPRSEDAE; from the coding sequence GTGGATATCCATCAGCACCGTGAATCGACGCCGCCGTCCGAACGGCCGCCAGCGGCGTCCAGCGTCGCAGCGGCCATCACGGAGCAAGTGCGCCAGGTGCGCGCGGCGGTAGATGACGCCTGCCGCCGCAGCGGACGTTCGGTGTCGGACGTCCGCATTATCGCGGTGACAAAGTCCGCGGACGAATCCGTGCTCGCGCCTTTGGCTGACAACGGCATTACGGACTTTGCTGAAAACCGCTGGCCGGACGCACGTGCGAAACTGGAATACACCAGCCAGGCCTTCGCGGCCCCGCCGACGTGGCACTTTATCGGCCGGTTGCAGCTGAACAAGGTCAAGTACGTGGTGCCCCGGTTTGACTGGATTCACTCCATTGACTCGCTGGAGCTTGCGCGGGCCGTGAGCAAGCGGGCGGTCGATCTCGGCCGCACCCTGCACTGCCTGATCCAGGTGAATGTGTCGGGTGAATCGACCAAGGCTGGAGTGGCACCGCATGCACTGCAAAGCGTGCTGAAGGACGTCGCTGTGCTCCCCGGCATGGTGGTGTCGGGACTGATGACGATGGCGCCGCAGGTGGACGACCCCGAACAGACCCGCCCGGTGTTCCGGGCGCTGCGGACCTTGCTGGTGGAGGCGCGCAACACACTCTCCTTAGCCTCCTTGCGCGAGTTGTCCATGGGCATGTCCAACGACTTTCCGGTCGCCGTGGAAGAGGGGGCAACGATGATTCGAGTGGGGCGCAGGCTTGTAAACATCCCGCGAAGTGAGGACGCCGAATGA
- the pgeF gene encoding peptidoglycan editing factor PgeF has translation MLTKWTGSAGGPIWIRPAWPENEVRAAFSFRKGGVSEAPFASLNVGFHVGDKPECVIENRRRCAAAVGGQLEDMVVPEQVHGTGVAVVTRDDRGRGSVPDTPPIPDVDGVITNVPGLTLMVMAADCVPLLFYDRAHRAIGAAHSGWRGTVGHIAREMLTRMQMTYETQPQDVEVWLGPSIRQCCYEVDDRVADPVRAGFGTAPLLTRFGKPGKYLLSLQTCIQADLRQAGVPESQIHDTGVCTACHPEALFSHRAEHGKTGRLLGVIRLPSPS, from the coding sequence ATGCTGACAAAGTGGACAGGTTCAGCCGGCGGCCCCATTTGGATTCGTCCTGCCTGGCCTGAAAATGAAGTTCGTGCAGCGTTTTCGTTCCGCAAGGGCGGCGTCAGCGAAGCGCCGTTTGCGTCGTTGAACGTCGGGTTTCACGTTGGCGACAAGCCGGAGTGCGTCATCGAGAACCGTCGTCGCTGCGCGGCGGCGGTCGGCGGACAACTGGAGGACATGGTCGTGCCTGAACAGGTGCACGGAACGGGGGTGGCTGTGGTCACCCGCGACGATCGCGGCCGCGGGAGTGTGCCGGATACGCCGCCCATTCCCGATGTGGACGGGGTCATCACCAATGTGCCGGGACTTACGTTGATGGTGATGGCAGCGGACTGTGTTCCCCTGTTGTTCTACGATCGGGCGCATCGGGCAATTGGCGCTGCGCACTCCGGCTGGCGCGGCACGGTCGGCCACATTGCCAGGGAAATGTTGACGCGCATGCAGATGACCTATGAAACCCAGCCGCAGGATGTGGAGGTTTGGCTGGGTCCATCCATTCGTCAGTGTTGCTATGAAGTGGACGACCGCGTGGCGGATCCGGTGCGTGCCGGTTTTGGCACTGCGCCGCTGCTGACGCGCTTTGGCAAACCCGGGAAGTACCTGCTGAGTCTGCAAACGTGCATCCAGGCGGACTTGCGGCAGGCGGGTGTTCCTGAATCACAAATACACGACACGGGCGTGTGCACCGCGTGCCACCCGGAAGCGCTCTTCTCCCACCGCGCGGAGCATGGGAAGACAGGGCGCTTGCTGGGGGTCATCCGGCTGCCGTCGCCATCGTGA